A window of the Brassica napus cultivar Da-Ae chromosome A2, Da-Ae, whole genome shotgun sequence genome harbors these coding sequences:
- the LOC125587960 gene encoding uncharacterized protein LOC125587960, with protein MSGDEKKGWKHVTLKHSPTEAALVSEIENLLREEERKRQNNELVVASSESEQKHNNGTNAFKLKKQLSEIRAVPSLLPPDAARKQMKLRTNTLTLGRKTLGMEGVPRLKQLKSIQLLFDGRGNNTNNDDSLKEANGVSNKLGLITPQEFKTETLEDELKEAAALEAAVYSVAAEHSSSMSKVHAPARRLARFYLHACKGNGSDHSKRACAARAAVSGLIVVSKACGNDVPRFIHNYIYQFEFSHSISF; from the coding sequence ATGAGCGGAGATGAGAAGAAAGGTTGGAAACATGTAACGCTTAAGCACAGTCCCACTGAGGCAGCACTCGTGTCCGAGATCGAGAATCTactgagagaagaagagagaaagaggcaGAACAATGAATTAGTGGTTGCGAGCTCAGAGAGTGAACAAAAACACAACAATGGTACAAATGCCTTTAAGCTCAAAAAACAACTCTCCGAGATCAGAGCTGTCCCTTCTCTTTTACCACCCGATGCAGCAAGAAAACAGATGAAGCTTCGGACAAATACTCTTACTTTAGGAAGAAAGACTCTAGGAATGGAAGGTGTTCCAAGACTTAAACAACTCAAGTCTATACAGTTGCTTTTTGATGGACGCGGTAATAACACCAACAATGATGATAGTCTAAAAGAGGCTAATGGAGTAAGCAACAAGTTAGGTTTAATAACTCCGCAGGAGTTTAAAACAGAGACGCTTGAAGATGAGCTGAAGGAAGCAGCTGCTCTTGAAGCAGCTGTTTACTCTGTGGCCGCTGAGCATAGTAGCTCCATGAGCAAGGTTCATGCTCCAGCTCGTCGTCTTGCTAGGTTTTATCTTCACGCTTGTAAAGGAAATGGCTCAGATCATTCCAAGCGAGCATGTGCAGCTAGAGCCGCGGTTTCTGGATTGATAGTAGTTTCCAAAGCGTGTGGAAATGATGTTCCAAGGTTTatacataactatatatatcaatttgaaTTTAGTCACTCAATAAGTttctaa
- the LOC106410012 gene encoding uncharacterized protein LOC106410012, whose protein sequence is MTPYMQSSAVKGSISRKVSGKRRLGHKNQGLYAIDLWKNAFKAACERLCPLRGLRKECGCLPMLAKLVMEQLISRLDVAMFNAILRESAGEMPTDPVSDPISDINVLPIPAGKASFGAGAQLKNAIGTWSRWLEDQFEQKEDKSDSYNKKSDCENFRLFHLLNSLGDLMMLPFKMLAEKSTRREVCPTLGPPIVKRYLRNFVPDEFNPHRIPKRLFDILNSEGLTEEDNGCIIVFPCAASPTVYLMPSTESIRRFIEELNNPSLSETGSSVYKKQYTSDDELDDLDTSINSIISAPGTTSSSEWMPKGYGSRKTVRYQLLREIWKEDGLQ, encoded by the exons ATGACGCCGTATATGCAATCATCAGCGGTTAAAGGATCGATCTCAAGGAAAGTTTCAGGGAAAAGAAGGTTAGGCCATAAAAACCAGGGACTATATGCTATAGATCTATGGAAGAATGCTTTTAAAGCTGCTTGTGAAAGACTTTGCCCACTAAGAGGTTTAAGAAAAGAGTGTGGTTGTCTACCCATGCTTGCTAAACTG GTTATGGAACAATTAATTAGTAGACTTGATGTAGCAATGTTCAACGCGATACTTCGTGAGTCAGCAGGTGAAATGCCGACAGATCCTGTCTCTGATCCGATCAGTGACATTAATGTTCTTCCAATTCCAGCAGGAAAAGCAAGTTTTGGGGCAGGCGCTCAGCTAAAAAATGCG ATTGGAACTTGGTCAAGATGGCTTGAGGATCAATTCGAGCAAAAGGAAGACAAATCTGATAGCTATAATAAGAAGTCAGATTGTGAAAATTTCAGATTATTCCATCTACTCAACTCGTTAGGCGATCTAATGATGCTTCCATTCAAAATGCTTGCAGAAAAATCCACTAGAAGAGAG GTTTGTCCAACACTTGGTCCACCAATAGTAAAGAGATATCTTCGAAACTTTGTTCCAGATGAGTTTAACCCTCACAGAATCCCTAAAAGGCTATTTGATATTCTAAATTCCGAG GGGTTAACAGAGGAAGACAATGGATGCATCATAGTCTTCCCTTGCGCTGCATCACCCACAGTATACTTAATGCCGTCTACAGAATCCATAAGACGCTTCATAGAAGAGTTGAACAATCCTTCTTTATCTGAAACTGGATCATCGGTATATAAGAAACAATACACAAGTGATGATGAGTTGGATGACTTGGATACATCCATTAACTCTATAATCTCTGCTCCTGGAACAACTAGTTCATCAGAGTGGATGCCAAAAGGATATGGAAGCAGGAAGACTGTAAGATATCAGCTCCTTAGAGAAATATGGAAAGAAGATGGATTACAATGA